One window of Arcobacter sp. CECT 8983 genomic DNA carries:
- the aceF gene encoding dihydrolipoyllysine-residue acetyltransferase, translating to MSTLVDIFIPDLGADKDVDLIEVMVEVGDTVEVEDGLITLETEKASMDVPTTHAGVIKEILVKVGDKVNSGDLIARVEVEEEGASEEKAEEKTEEASESQPIKEEPKKEEATSSTNSSEAMGLEEAEAELKAISAAGAEISCQFVNEQTICSVIEEVHVPDLGADKDVDLIDVMVNVGDTVEHEDGLITLETEKASMDVPAPFAGEILELAVEAGMKVNSGDLIAKMVKKVVMESKVPTPAKKEEAPTKKEEPKKTATVQEVAATSAPEATSVLTEKAKKIYASPSVRKVAREFGVDLGFVKGTGRKGRILKDDIKAYVKEQLSKPAVAAAGTGTGLGFNFPELKEIDFSQFGEIETVELSRIQKISGPSLHRNWVSMPHVTQFDESDITEMESFRKAQNAIADGFKLSPLVFVVKAVAKALEIHPKFNASLSADGQSLIMKKYFNIAIAVDTPNGLVVPVIKDVDKKGFKEIALEMADISSRAREGKLKSADMQGASFTISSLGGIGGTKFTPIINAPEVAILGLSKSEMKPVWDGENFVPRLMLPLSLSYDHKVIDGADGARFTTTLSKLLSDIRLLSL from the coding sequence ATGAGTACTTTAGTAGATATTTTTATTCCTGATTTAGGAGCAGACAAAGATGTTGATTTAATTGAAGTTATGGTTGAAGTTGGTGATACTGTAGAAGTAGAAGATGGACTTATTACTTTAGAGACTGAAAAAGCTTCAATGGATGTTCCTACAACTCATGCAGGTGTTATTAAAGAGATTCTTGTAAAAGTTGGTGATAAAGTAAACTCTGGTGATTTAATCGCTAGAGTTGAAGTTGAAGAAGAGGGTGCATCTGAAGAAAAAGCAGAAGAAAAAACTGAAGAAGCTTCTGAATCTCAACCTATAAAAGAAGAACCAAAAAAAGAAGAAGCAACTTCTTCAACAAATTCTTCTGAAGCAATGGGATTAGAAGAAGCAGAAGCTGAATTAAAAGCTATTAGTGCAGCTGGTGCAGAAATATCTTGTCAATTTGTAAATGAGCAAACAATTTGTTCAGTAATTGAAGAAGTTCATGTACCAGATTTAGGTGCTGATAAAGATGTTGATTTAATTGATGTTATGGTTAATGTTGGTGATACTGTTGAGCATGAAGATGGTTTAATTACACTAGAAACTGAAAAAGCTTCAATGGATGTACCAGCTCCATTCGCAGGAGAAATTTTAGAATTAGCTGTAGAAGCTGGAATGAAAGTAAATTCTGGTGATTTAATTGCAAAAATGGTTAAAAAAGTTGTTATGGAATCAAAAGTTCCAACTCCAGCTAAAAAAGAAGAAGCGCCAACTAAAAAAGAAGAACCAAAGAAAACAGCAACAGTTCAAGAAGTGGCAGCAACATCTGCACCTGAAGCAACTTCAGTATTAACTGAAAAAGCTAAGAAAATCTATGCTTCTCCTTCTGTTAGAAAAGTGGCAAGAGAGTTTGGTGTTGATTTAGGTTTTGTAAAAGGAACTGGTAGAAAAGGAAGAATCCTTAAAGACGATATTAAAGCTTATGTAAAAGAGCAATTATCTAAACCAGCAGTAGCAGCTGCGGGAACTGGAACAGGTCTTGGATTTAACTTCCCAGAACTTAAAGAGATTGATTTCTCACAATTTGGTGAAATTGAAACTGTTGAGCTTAGCAGAATTCAAAAAATTTCTGGACCATCATTACATAGAAACTGGGTTTCAATGCCTCACGTTACTCAATTTGATGAATCAGATATTACTGAGATGGAAAGCTTTAGAAAAGCACAAAATGCAATTGCAGATGGATTTAAATTATCTCCATTAGTATTTGTAGTTAAAGCAGTAGCTAAGGCACTTGAAATTCATCCAAAATTCAATGCTTCATTAAGTGCAGATGGTCAAAGTCTAATTATGAAGAAATACTTCAATATTGCAATTGCAGTAGATACTCCAAATGGACTAGTAGTACCTGTAATCAAAGATGTTGATAAAAAAGGTTTCAAAGAGATTGCTCTTGAAATGGCAGATATCTCAAGCAGAGCTAGAGAAGGGAAACTTAAATCAGCTGATATGCAAGGTGCATCATTTACAATCTCTTCTTTAGGTGGAATTGGAGGAACTAAATTTACTCCAATCATCAATGCTCCTGAAGTTGCAATTTTAGGATTATCTAAATCTGAAATGAAACCAGTATGGGATGGAGAAAACTTTGTACCAAGATTAATGTTACCATTATCATTATCTTATGACCACAAAGTTATTGATGGAGCAGATGGTGCTAGATTCACTACTACATTATCTAAGCTTTTAAGTGACATCAGACTATTAAGTCTATAA
- the aceE gene encoding pyruvate dehydrogenase (acetyl-transferring), homodimeric type: MSDLNLNDIDPAETQEWIEALDAVLETEGPKRAHYLLEKLIDKARRKGTYLPFKATTAYLNSIDVNDEPKMPGDRDMEKKIRSAIRWNAAMMVQRASKKNLELGGHIASFQSSATLYDVGFNHFFRAPNEKDGGDLIFYQGHIAPGIYARSFVEGRITEAQMDNFRQEALADGLSSYPHPKLMPEYWQFPTVSMGLGPIQAIYQARFLKYLTDRGIKDCSEQKVYCYMGDGECDEPESLGAIGLAGREGLDNLVFVINCNLQRLDGPVRGNGKIIQELEGNFRGNGWRVVKVIWGRLWDELLRKDTSGKLLQLMEETVDGEYQNFKQKGGAYTRENFFNKYPETAKLVENMSDDEIFALNRGGHDPLKVYAAYKAAMETKDRPTVILAKTVKGYGMGEAAEGKNIAHGVKKVDTDSLKQFRDRFRIPVSDDELENYPYYTFPEDSAEMKYMKERREELYGPLPQRRPKFTEKLELPALDKFKAVLDGSGDREISTTMAFVRILNVLVKDKKIGKRIVPIVPDEARTFGMEGMFRQLGIYSSEGQRYIPQDRDQVAYYKEDKKGQVLQEGINELGAMGSWIAAATSYSINDCPMIPFYIFYSMFGFQRTGDITWAAGDQMARGFLVGGTSGRTTLNGEGLQHEDGHSHIIANTVPNCVSYDPTFGYELAVIVQKGIERMYGENQEDVFYYLTTLNENYKQPAMPEGVEEGILKGIYKLKTVEAKNNYKVKLLGSGSIFQQVLAAADILADEYGIATDIYSATSYNELTREAQDVERRNLLNVDSEDEVAYVDQVLGSDDENIIISATDYMKSYSEQIAPFVKGSFKALGTDGFGRSDSRANLRTFFEVDTNFIVFTTLAQLAKLGKIEKSVVNEAIKKYNIDVNKINPIKA; encoded by the coding sequence ATGTCAGATTTAAACTTAAATGATATTGATCCGGCTGAAACACAAGAGTGGATAGAGGCCTTAGATGCAGTATTAGAAACGGAAGGACCTAAAAGAGCTCACTATCTTTTAGAAAAGCTAATTGATAAAGCTAGAAGAAAGGGAACTTACTTACCTTTTAAAGCAACTACAGCATATTTAAATAGTATTGATGTTAATGATGAACCAAAAATGCCTGGTGATAGAGATATGGAGAAAAAAATCAGATCTGCTATCAGATGGAATGCCGCAATGATGGTACAAAGAGCTTCTAAAAAGAATTTAGAACTTGGTGGTCATATTGCATCTTTCCAATCATCTGCAACACTTTATGATGTAGGATTCAATCATTTCTTTAGAGCACCAAATGAAAAAGATGGTGGAGATTTAATTTTTTATCAAGGACATATTGCTCCTGGTATTTATGCAAGAAGTTTTGTTGAAGGTAGAATTACTGAAGCTCAAATGGATAACTTCAGACAAGAAGCCTTAGCTGATGGATTATCTTCTTATCCTCACCCAAAACTTATGCCTGAATATTGGCAGTTCCCAACAGTATCAATGGGACTTGGACCAATTCAAGCAATTTATCAAGCAAGATTTTTAAAATATTTAACAGATAGAGGAATCAAAGATTGTTCTGAACAAAAAGTATATTGTTACATGGGTGATGGTGAGTGTGACGAACCAGAATCACTTGGTGCAATAGGACTTGCGGGTAGAGAAGGATTAGATAACTTAGTATTTGTTATTAACTGTAACTTACAAAGACTTGACGGACCTGTAAGAGGAAATGGAAAAATCATTCAAGAACTTGAAGGAAACTTTAGAGGAAATGGATGGAGAGTAGTTAAAGTAATCTGGGGTAGATTATGGGATGAACTTCTAAGAAAAGATACTTCTGGAAAACTTCTTCAGCTTATGGAAGAGACTGTTGATGGTGAGTACCAAAACTTTAAACAAAAAGGTGGAGCTTACACAAGAGAAAACTTCTTTAACAAATATCCTGAAACTGCAAAATTAGTTGAAAATATGTCAGATGATGAAATTTTTGCTTTAAACAGAGGTGGGCATGATCCATTAAAAGTTTATGCAGCATATAAAGCGGCAATGGAAACTAAAGATAGACCAACTGTAATCTTAGCAAAAACTGTAAAAGGTTATGGAATGGGTGAAGCAGCTGAAGGTAAAAATATTGCCCATGGTGTTAAAAAAGTTGATACTGATTCATTAAAGCAATTTAGAGATAGATTTAGAATTCCAGTTTCTGATGATGAGTTAGAAAACTACCCATACTATACATTCCCAGAAGATTCTGCTGAAATGAAGTATATGAAAGAAAGAAGAGAAGAATTATATGGACCTCTTCCTCAAAGAAGACCAAAATTCACTGAAAAACTTGAACTTCCAGCTTTAGATAAATTTAAAGCAGTTTTAGATGGTAGTGGAGATAGAGAAATTTCTACAACTATGGCATTTGTAAGAATCTTAAATGTATTAGTTAAAGATAAAAAAATTGGAAAAAGAATTGTCCCTATTGTTCCAGATGAAGCTAGAACTTTTGGTATGGAAGGTATGTTTAGACAATTAGGTATTTATTCTTCTGAAGGTCAAAGATATATTCCTCAAGATAGAGACCAAGTTGCATACTATAAAGAAGATAAAAAAGGTCAAGTACTTCAAGAAGGTATTAATGAACTTGGAGCTATGGGTTCTTGGATTGCTGCGGCAACTTCATATTCAATTAATGATTGTCCTATGATTCCATTTTATATCTTCTATTCAATGTTTGGATTCCAAAGAACAGGTGATATTACTTGGGCAGCTGGTGACCAAATGGCAAGAGGTTTCTTAGTTGGTGGAACATCAGGTAGAACTACATTAAATGGTGAAGGTTTACAACACGAAGATGGACATTCTCACATTATTGCTAATACTGTACCAAATTGTGTATCTTATGACCCAACATTCGGATATGAACTTGCAGTTATTGTTCAAAAAGGTATAGAAAGAATGTATGGTGAAAACCAAGAAGATGTATTCTATTACTTAACAACATTAAATGAAAACTATAAACAACCTGCAATGCCAGAAGGTGTTGAAGAAGGTATCTTAAAAGGTATCTATAAACTAAAAACAGTAGAAGCTAAAAATAATTATAAAGTTAAATTATTAGGTTCTGGTTCAATCTTCCAACAAGTATTAGCAGCTGCTGATATTTTAGCTGATGAGTATGGAATTGCTACAGATATCTATTCTGCAACTTCTTATAATGAGTTAACAAGAGAAGCTCAAGATGTTGAAAGAAGAAACTTATTAAATGTAGATAGCGAAGATGAAGTTGCATATGTTGATCAAGTTCTTGGAAGTGATGATGAAAATATTATTATTTCTGCAACTGATTATATGAAATCTTATTCTGAGCAAATTGCTCCATTTGTAAAAGGTTCATTTAAAGCATTAGGAACTGATGGATTTGGTAGATCAGATTCAAGAGCTAACTTAAGAACGTTCTTTGAAGTTGATACTAACTTTATTGTATTTACAACATTAGCACAATTAGCTAAACTAGGTAAAATTGAAAAATCAGTTGTTAATGAAGCTATTAAGAAATACAATATTGATGTAAACAAAATCAACCCAATAAAAGCATAA
- a CDS encoding lipoate--protein ligase family protein, which produces MKDKKSKFRVIKSSKANAKNNMASDDALLSCYKENNLPILRVYYWDKSFTIGVSQDFDMYNFKDEYNGNYAKRITGGGVLFHGHDISYSLVIPANLLEGLNIKESYEFICRFIINFYKKLNLDAKYAKDIEEINLSKSEFCQVGFEAYDIIVNGKKVGGNAQRRTKKAIFQHGSIPLKSLNNKYDEKIGTTLEDFNINLEFNEACVLLIEAFNETFNVELVNSELTEEETNKKSQLLKDKYDYSRK; this is translated from the coding sequence ATGAAAGATAAGAAAAGTAAATTTAGAGTAATAAAATCTTCTAAAGCAAATGCGAAAAATAACATGGCAAGTGATGATGCTTTACTATCATGTTACAAAGAAAATAATCTACCAATATTGAGAGTTTATTATTGGGATAAATCCTTTACTATTGGTGTTTCTCAAGACTTTGATATGTATAACTTTAAAGATGAATATAACGGAAATTATGCCAAAAGAATTACAGGTGGTGGAGTATTATTTCATGGACATGATATTTCATACTCATTAGTTATACCTGCAAATCTTTTAGAAGGTTTAAATATAAAAGAATCTTATGAATTTATTTGTAGATTTATCATAAATTTTTATAAAAAGTTAAACTTAGACGCAAAATATGCTAAAGATATTGAAGAGATTAATTTATCTAAAAGTGAGTTTTGTCAAGTAGGTTTTGAAGCCTATGATATTATTGTAAATGGAAAAAAAGTTGGTGGCAATGCTCAAAGAAGAACCAAAAAAGCGATATTTCAGCATGGTTCTATTCCATTAAAGAGTTTAAATAATAAGTATGATGAAAAAATAGGTACAACATTAGAAGATTTTAATATAAATTTAGAATTTAATGAAGCATGTGTGTTACTAATCGAAGCATTTAATGAAACATTTAATGTTGAATTAGTAAATAGTGAATTAACAGAAGAAGAGACTAATAAAAAAAGTCAATTACTAAAGGATAAATATGACTATAGCAGAAAATAA
- the lipA gene encoding lipoyl synthase, with amino-acid sequence MTIAENKLTPRKKVDFKKPEWLRKKLVPTAQKEMEDLLGKHGLHTICQEAKCPNISECYAKKNATFLILGNICTRRCTYCNVHTGKPTEVDLAEIDGVTESVIKLGLKFVVITSPARDDLADGGADQFYRVTQNILEKSPGTQVEILIPDFKGKEESIQKVVDSGAVIIGHNVETVPSLYNIRRNASYERSLEVLRKTKELGKDKVKTKSALMVGLGETEEEMIQVFKDLREVGCEFLSIGQYLAPSGDYAKVKEFVHPDQFDRYKKLAKELGFSFVHSTPYARSSYLAHEYLSNNKGTL; translated from the coding sequence ATGACTATAGCAGAAAATAAACTTACACCAAGAAAAAAAGTTGATTTCAAAAAACCAGAGTGGCTAAGAAAAAAATTAGTACCAACAGCACAAAAAGAGATGGAAGACTTACTTGGGAAGCATGGACTACATACTATTTGCCAAGAAGCTAAATGTCCAAATATTTCAGAGTGTTATGCAAAGAAAAATGCAACTTTCCTTATTTTAGGAAATATCTGTACAAGAAGATGTACTTATTGTAATGTACATACAGGGAAACCAACAGAAGTAGATTTAGCAGAAATTGATGGTGTAACTGAATCAGTTATCAAGTTAGGTCTTAAATTTGTTGTTATTACAAGTCCAGCAAGAGATGACTTAGCAGATGGTGGAGCAGATCAGTTTTATAGAGTTACTCAAAATATTTTAGAAAAATCTCCAGGAACACAAGTTGAAATTTTAATTCCTGATTTTAAAGGAAAAGAAGAGTCAATCCAAAAAGTAGTTGATAGTGGTGCTGTAATTATTGGACACAATGTGGAAACAGTACCTTCTTTATATAATATTAGAAGAAATGCTTCATATGAAAGATCACTAGAAGTTCTTAGAAAAACAAAAGAGTTAGGTAAAGATAAAGTTAAAACAAAATCTGCACTTATGGTTGGGCTTGGTGAAACAGAAGAAGAAATGATTCAAGTATTTAAAGACCTAAGAGAAGTTGGATGTGAGTTCTTAAGTATTGGTCAATATTTAGCACCAAGTGGTGATTATGCAAAAGTAAAAGAGTTTGTTCACCCTGATCAATTTGATAGATATAAAAAACTTGCAAAAGAATTAGGATTCTCTTTCGTACACTCTACACCATATGCTAGAAGTTCTTACTTAGCACATGAATATTTATCAAACAACAAAGGAACACTTTAA
- a CDS encoding IclR family transcriptional regulator — protein sequence MVQNNRNKSLSRGLRILKEIMIATKPLTANTLCQKLLIDKSTMSRLITTLIDEEFIEYKDNSKEIILSDFMQNLLEDEDRDRIVEKTKVILEEIHEVSNECAYVGVLEEGAVLYLNQVDNSNRVLKTRNSIGLKTPLHTNGFGKILLAFSDIEIKNLKLKKYTSNTITSTIKLQKELELIQERGYAIGNEEHEFGLRSVAVPYFNKKNKLIATIGISGLSVRLDLETLHKIGQEVFLIVNKHNI from the coding sequence TTGGTACAGAACAATCGAAATAAATCTTTGTCTAGAGGACTTAGAATTTTAAAAGAGATTATGATTGCCACTAAACCTTTAACTGCAAATACATTATGTCAAAAACTTTTAATTGATAAAAGTACAATGTCAAGACTTATAACAACACTTATAGATGAAGAGTTTATAGAATACAAAGATAATAGTAAAGAGATAATCTTAAGTGACTTTATGCAAAATCTCTTAGAAGACGAAGATAGAGATAGAATAGTTGAAAAAACAAAAGTTATATTAGAAGAGATTCATGAAGTTTCAAATGAGTGTGCATATGTAGGAGTATTAGAAGAGGGTGCTGTTTTATACTTAAATCAAGTAGATAACTCAAATAGAGTTTTAAAAACAAGAAACTCTATAGGGCTTAAAACACCTCTTCATACAAATGGTTTTGGGAAAATTCTTTTAGCCTTTTCAGATATTGAAATAAAAAACTTAAAACTAAAAAAATATACGAGTAATACAATTACCTCTACAATAAAACTTCAAAAAGAGTTAGAACTAATTCAAGAAAGAGGTTATGCAATAGGAAATGAAGAACATGAGTTTGGATTGCGTTCTGTTGCCGTACCTTATTTTAATAAGAAAAATAAACTAATTGCAACAATAGGTATATCTGGACTTTCAGTAAGACTTGATTTAGAGACACTTCATAAGATAGGTCAAGAGGTATTTTTAATAGTAAACAAGCATAATATCTAA
- a CDS encoding CoA ester lyase translates to MTASVVDLSKLTANDDLTPVLGGHWPGIQIYYPPIKFNPLDGSYETMEQAKLRLQKHAYKTKAHTVLFDLEDGCRQKAMSRKLLIEELPKFPERDFQIAIRINPFRTDEYEEDLKMIKQVHKYIDAIVLAKAGEVYGDAEIRDLSSWLVSIGSDLQIQPIIEHPKSLQIADKLMSHSTVKHVVFGIHDFSKAMAYKITPEGWIDELETFFNMLTMEARVKGKGVIGGVEVLLTPNSLPDSCVEKKDIRRWLDLHGDDASRHVYAHAKRETAMGLTGKQVITPNHINVCKVAFTPSPKEIEKDVSILSAAIEADALLSGAIRYKGEMLDPPMFGKSLQNLLRAYALNSLSKQDEAFAVNVLNRMPLHTFKENWPYGLI, encoded by the coding sequence ATGACTGCATCAGTTGTAGATTTATCAAAACTAACAGCAAATGATGATTTAACTCCTGTGTTAGGTGGACACTGGCCAGGGATTCAAATATATTATCCGCCAATCAAATTCAATCCACTAGATGGAAGTTATGAAACAATGGAGCAAGCAAAGCTTAGATTACAAAAGCATGCTTATAAAACAAAAGCCCACACTGTTTTATTTGACCTTGAAGATGGTTGTAGACAAAAAGCTATGTCAAGAAAACTTTTAATTGAAGAATTACCAAAATTCCCAGAAAGAGATTTTCAAATAGCCATTAGAATTAATCCATTCAGAACAGATGAGTATGAAGAAGATTTAAAAATGATTAAGCAAGTGCATAAATATATTGATGCAATTGTTTTAGCAAAAGCTGGAGAAGTATATGGAGATGCAGAGATTAGAGACTTATCTTCATGGTTAGTTTCAATTGGAAGTGATTTACAAATTCAACCAATTATTGAGCACCCAAAATCTTTACAAATTGCAGACAAGCTAATGAGTCATTCTACTGTTAAGCATGTAGTATTTGGTATTCATGATTTCTCTAAAGCAATGGCTTATAAAATCACACCTGAGGGTTGGATTGATGAGTTAGAGACTTTCTTTAATATGCTTACTATGGAAGCAAGAGTTAAAGGTAAAGGTGTAATTGGTGGGGTTGAAGTGCTATTAACACCAAACTCTTTACCAGATTCATGTGTAGAGAAAAAAGATATTAGAAGATGGTTAGATTTACATGGGGATGATGCATCAAGACATGTTTATGCTCATGCAAAAAGAGAAACTGCAATGGGATTAACGGGTAAACAAGTTATCACGCCAAATCACATTAATGTTTGTAAAGTTGCATTTACACCATCTCCTAAAGAGATTGAAAAAGATGTATCTATATTAAGTGCTGCAATTGAAGCAGATGCACTTTTATCTGGTGCTATTAGATATAAAGGTGAAATGTTAGACCCACCAATGTTTGGTAAATCTTTACAAAATTTATTAAGAGCATATGCTTTAAATAGTCTTTCAAAACAAGATGAAGCATTTGCAGTAAATGTATTAAATAGAATGCCTTTACATACATTTAAAGAAAACTGGCCTTACGGTCTAATCTAA
- a CDS encoding aldolase/citrate lyase family protein, which translates to MSSTIEIEVPEFLNIGVACTSAHLGTKNENNKAMIIEDDKLGTDEITYKDLSEKSDQVCNFLTSIGIGPRDRVLVCLKNSLAYPISFFGAIKAGIIAVPTSTLLSGSEVKYLAEDSQASAIVLSASMYENLVPYLENCDNLKTIIVAATDSVEDLKKPKGINVYSLNEILKNTDKTPNHYNSKAGEPAYLVYTSGTTGFPKGVLHSHRSLVGRTPATEYWFNFKENDRIMHSGKFNWTYVLGSALMDPLFNGHTVIAYEGANDASTWINLIKKHKCTIFIGVPTIYRQIIQKTDFTIEDCPSLRYCMSAGEHLSTEMIELWRDRFKQDIFEAIGMSECSYYISHSVNNPIRPGSAGFVQPGHTVKLLDPNTLEEVGVEEEGMICIGIDDPGLFLEYWQLEDETSKAKHDGYFFTGDYAKKDKDGYIWFIGRKDDIINTFGFRVSPHEVERVVKTHPLVADCVAFGFDLAKDKTLVAIAVIGHEELTEEQQEEVLKFSQDNLAKYKAPKKIFAMADYPRTKNGKVLRKQLVKNIHEVESAHARGEEVVEYKARRSMLFVPSYNKHNVEKAKSVLADTVIFDLEAILHEQREVGREVIKDVYKNQGSKFGESERVLRINNLRSEDLQKDLELAKEIEIDALLFSKIDTKEDVLEAAKIIDEVNPELTLMIMIETPLSVLNIQEICAASPRVEVVVVGSNKLANRLHVDIKKGSKAMFNYLSQIALAAKAYGKTVIDGPHFDVHDEFACEDSTKDAFNLGFDGKSLIHPVQIEYINDIFTPKQKEVEDYEAMINEYEEAKKQGKEVIMHNNKLVDGSRIKWARKMITLYETYKSLGQNLFGK; encoded by the coding sequence ATGAGTTCAACTATTGAAATCGAAGTACCAGAATTTTTAAATATTGGTGTTGCTTGTACATCTGCACACCTTGGTACAAAGAATGAAAATAATAAAGCAATGATTATCGAAGATGATAAATTAGGGACTGATGAAATAACTTATAAAGATTTATCAGAAAAATCTGATCAAGTTTGTAACTTCCTTACATCAATTGGAATTGGTCCTAGAGATAGAGTTTTAGTTTGTTTAAAAAACTCTTTAGCTTACCCAATTTCATTTTTTGGTGCAATTAAAGCAGGAATTATTGCTGTACCTACATCTACACTATTAAGTGGTTCAGAAGTTAAATACTTAGCAGAAGATTCACAAGCAAGTGCGATTGTTTTATCAGCATCTATGTATGAGAATCTTGTTCCATATTTAGAAAATTGTGATAACTTAAAAACAATTATTGTTGCTGCAACTGATAGTGTTGAAGATTTAAAAAAGCCTAAGGGAATTAATGTTTACTCATTAAATGAAATCTTAAAAAATACAGATAAAACGCCTAATCATTATAATTCAAAAGCTGGTGAGCCTGCATACTTAGTATATACATCTGGAACAACAGGTTTTCCTAAAGGTGTTTTACACTCACATAGATCATTAGTTGGAAGAACTCCTGCTACTGAATATTGGTTTAACTTCAAAGAGAATGATAGAATTATGCACTCTGGTAAGTTTAACTGGACATATGTATTAGGTTCTGCATTAATGGATCCATTATTCAATGGACATACTGTTATTGCATATGAAGGAGCAAATGATGCTTCTACATGGATTAATCTAATCAAAAAACATAAATGTACTATTTTCATTGGGGTTCCAACGATTTATAGACAAATTATTCAAAAGACAGATTTCACAATTGAAGATTGTCCATCATTAAGATATTGTATGTCTGCTGGTGAACACTTATCAACTGAAATGATTGAATTATGGAGAGATAGATTTAAACAAGATATCTTTGAAGCAATTGGTATGAGTGAGTGTTCATATTATATTTCTCACTCTGTAAACAATCCAATTAGACCAGGAAGTGCTGGATTTGTTCAACCAGGTCACACAGTTAAATTACTTGATCCTAATACACTAGAAGAAGTGGGTGTAGAAGAAGAAGGTATGATTTGTATAGGAATTGATGATCCAGGATTATTTTTAGAGTACTGGCAACTTGAAGATGAAACATCAAAGGCTAAGCATGATGGATACTTCTTTACAGGAGATTATGCAAAAAAAGACAAAGATGGTTATATCTGGTTTATAGGTAGAAAAGATGACATCATTAATACTTTTGGATTTAGAGTATCACCACACGAAGTTGAAAGAGTTGTTAAAACTCATCCTTTAGTAGCAGATTGTGTAGCATTTGGATTTGACTTAGCTAAAGATAAAACATTAGTGGCAATTGCTGTAATTGGACATGAAGAATTAACAGAAGAACAACAAGAAGAAGTTCTTAAATTCTCTCAAGATAATCTTGCTAAATACAAAGCACCAAAGAAAATCTTTGCAATGGCTGATTACCCAAGAACTAAAAATGGTAAAGTTCTTAGAAAACAACTTGTAAAAAATATACATGAAGTTGAAAGTGCACATGCGAGAGGAGAAGAAGTAGTAGAATATAAAGCTAGAAGATCTATGTTATTCGTACCGTCATACAATAAACATAATGTAGAAAAAGCTAAATCTGTACTTGCGGACACTGTTATATTCGACCTTGAAGCTATCTTGCATGAGCAAAGAGAAGTTGGTAGAGAAGTTATTAAAGATGTTTATAAAAATCAAGGTTCTAAATTTGGAGAATCAGAGAGAGTTCTAAGAATTAATAACCTAAGAAGTGAAGATTTACAAAAAGATTTAGAATTAGCAAAAGAAATTGAGATTGATGCTTTATTATTCTCAAAAATTGATACAAAAGAAGATGTATTAGAAGCGGCAAAAATTATTGATGAAGTTAATCCAGAATTGACGTTAATGATTATGATTGAAACGCCTCTATCTGTACTAAATATCCAAGAGATTTGTGCAGCAAGTCCAAGGGTTGAAGTTGTAGTTGTTGGTTCAAATAAATTAGCTAACAGACTTCATGTTGATATCAAAAAAGGTTCAAAAGCAATGTTTAATTACCTATCACAAATTGCACTTGCTGCAAAAGCATATGGTAAAACTGTTATTGATGGTCCTCACTTTGATGTTCATGATGAATTTGCTTGTGAAGATTCAACTAAAGATGCATTTAATTTAGGATTTGATGGTAAGTCACTAATCCATCCAGTTCAAATTGAGTATATCAACGATATCTTCACTCCTAAACAAAAAGAAGTTGAAGACTATGAAGCAATGATTAATGAATATGAAGAAGCTAAAAAACAAGGTAAAGAAGTAATTATGCATAACAACAAACTTGTTGATGGTTCTAGAATTAAATGGGCTAGAAAAATGATTACTCTTTATGAGACATATAAATCATTAGGTCAAAACCTATTTGGGAAATAA